One Mucilaginibacter ginkgonis genomic region harbors:
- a CDS encoding RES family NAD+ phosphorylase, whose product MLLYRIVRKPYAQDLSGTGSRLFGGRWNSIGKSLTYLADSQSLAVLEVLVHIRLQAAPADHVLVTLYVPEDIIDINTDKLPSRWNDVYPPALLRKYGDDFVDDGKSLLLKVPSAVVPQQFNYLMNPAHPKMAEVKVISAEPFSFDSRLM is encoded by the coding sequence ATGCTGCTTTATCGCATTGTACGCAAACCGTACGCCCAAGACCTAAGCGGCACAGGTTCGAGGTTATTTGGAGGGCGTTGGAATAGCATCGGCAAATCGCTTACATACCTGGCAGACTCGCAATCCCTTGCTGTATTAGAAGTTTTGGTGCATATAAGATTGCAAGCTGCACCTGCCGACCATGTGCTGGTTACCTTATATGTTCCCGAAGATATTATAGATATCAATACAGATAAATTGCCGTCGAGATGGAATGATGTGTACCCGCCGGCACTTTTGCGCAAATATGGCGACGACTTTGTTGATGACGGCAAAAGCTTGTTGCTGAAAGTCCCGTCGGCAGTTGTGCCGCAGCAGTTCAATTACCTGATGAACCCTGCGCATCCCAAAATGGCAGAGGTGAAGGTCATCAGCGCAGAGCCTTTTAGCTTTGACTCGCGATTGATGTAA
- the parS gene encoding type II RES/Xre toxin-antitoxin system antitoxin, with translation MSVKKKHIDDNLVNEPMAVYHTQPSLNPFGQLLSGKFSSDLDIIKLTRSGLSKKVLTGLAQKIAISLQELSDIMHISDRTFHRFDDSAIIKTEYSEKAVELARLYTRGAEVFGSMDKFKLWMKSPAYVFNNETPLSLLDTSAGFNLVFTELGRIEHGIFA, from the coding sequence ATGTCAGTAAAGAAAAAACATATAGATGATAACCTGGTTAATGAACCCATGGCAGTTTATCATACGCAACCATCTTTAAATCCATTTGGGCAGCTTTTGAGCGGCAAGTTTTCTTCAGATCTTGATATAATTAAGTTAACACGCAGCGGCTTATCTAAGAAGGTATTAACGGGTCTGGCGCAAAAGATTGCCATTAGTTTGCAAGAGCTTTCTGATATTATGCACATCTCTGACCGTACCTTTCATAGGTTTGATGACAGCGCAATTATCAAAACAGAGTATTCAGAAAAAGCCGTTGAGCTGGCCCGTTTGTACACCCGCGGGGCAGAGGTTTTTGGTTCCATGGATAAATTCAAGCTTTGGATGAAATCTCCGGCGTATGTTTTCAATAATGAAACGCCTTTATCCTTGTTAGACACCTCTGCCGGCTTTAACCTGGTATTTACAGAGCTTGGCCGCATAGAGCACGGTATCTTCGCTTAA
- a CDS encoding LuxE/PaaK family acyltransferase gives MQKPSQQQVFSIKDQQQFQESALQVFQYQAQNCTIYRQFIKGLGINASAITRVEHIPFLPVEFFKAHKVTSDENPAKVTFTSSGTTGMITSSHYVTDVSWYEQSFRKTFNHFYGDIKDYCVLALLPAYLEREGSSLIYMAQDMINQSQNPDSGFYLYNHEDLYAQLIEQQQKNQPTLLLGVTFALLDFADKYQIDFPELIVMETGGMKGRRKEMIREELHGILTKAFGVNHIHSEYGMTELLSQAYSKGDGIFNCPPWMQIITRDTNDPLTILNAPNKTGGVNIIDLANINSCSFIATQDLGKTFADRSFEIIGRFDNADIRGCNLLIA, from the coding sequence GTGCAAAAACCATCGCAGCAACAGGTATTTTCTATAAAAGATCAGCAACAATTTCAAGAATCTGCGCTGCAAGTTTTCCAATACCAGGCACAGAATTGTACCATTTACCGCCAGTTTATAAAAGGTTTGGGTATAAATGCATCAGCAATTACGAGAGTCGAACATATCCCGTTCCTGCCGGTCGAGTTTTTCAAGGCCCATAAGGTAACGAGTGATGAAAACCCGGCAAAGGTGACCTTTACCAGTTCGGGCACTACGGGCATGATTACCAGCAGCCACTACGTTACCGATGTGAGCTGGTATGAGCAAAGTTTCAGAAAGACTTTCAACCATTTTTACGGCGATATAAAAGACTACTGCGTGTTAGCCCTGCTGCCGGCCTACTTAGAGCGCGAAGGATCGTCGCTTATCTATATGGCGCAGGATATGATCAACCAGTCGCAAAATCCCGATAGCGGTTTCTACCTGTATAACCACGAAGACCTGTACGCGCAACTGATCGAACAGCAGCAAAAGAACCAACCAACTTTACTGTTAGGCGTAACCTTCGCGCTGCTGGATTTTGCCGATAAATACCAAATAGATTTCCCGGAATTAATAGTAATGGAAACCGGCGGTATGAAAGGCCGCCGCAAAGAAATGATCCGCGAAGAGCTGCATGGCATACTCACAAAAGCATTTGGTGTAAACCACATCCACTCGGAATATGGTATGACCGAACTGCTTTCGCAAGCTTATTCAAAAGGTGACGGCATTTTCAACTGCCCGCCGTGGATGCAGATCATCACCCGCGACACAAACGATCCGCTAACCATCTTAAATGCGCCTAATAAAACAGGCGGTGTCAATATCATTGACTTGGCAAATATTAATTCCTGCTCTTTCATAGCCACGCAAGATCTTGGTAAAACTTTTGCTGATAGATCATTCGAGATCATCGGCCGCTTTGACAATGCCGATATCCGCGGGTGCAATTTGCTCATTGCTTGA
- a CDS encoding PH domain-containing protein, translated as MIDKFLADQQEQGAVEKVYSRLEQLLPTGEEALYIATQKKPLVNILPDVVVVTNRRVLFFTPANLGLSLKFVDFTWKDIADVNMKEEIIGSVFTIVTTQGAEMGVDYLPKVQGRKLYQFSQQCREEERKRAEKQTGHIINIPEAPQTAPEPVHIPEPVATPAPVIPEPEPVATPKPDELTEKLKKLRMLFDNGLISQEEYNAKKLELLNDL; from the coding sequence ATGATAGACAAATTTTTAGCAGACCAGCAGGAACAAGGCGCAGTAGAAAAAGTATACTCGCGTTTAGAGCAGCTGCTGCCAACCGGCGAAGAGGCGCTTTACATTGCTACCCAAAAAAAACCTTTGGTAAATATTTTGCCCGATGTTGTGGTGGTGACCAATCGCCGTGTGCTGTTCTTCACTCCGGCTAACCTGGGCCTGTCTTTAAAATTTGTTGATTTTACCTGGAAAGACATTGCCGATGTAAATATGAAAGAAGAGATCATCGGTTCTGTGTTTACCATTGTAACCACCCAGGGTGCCGAAATGGGTGTAGATTATCTGCCAAAGGTGCAGGGCCGTAAACTATACCAGTTCTCGCAGCAATGCCGCGAAGAAGAGCGCAAACGCGCAGAAAAGCAAACCGGTCATATCATTAACATTCCCGAAGCGCCACAGACAGCCCCGGAACCCGTGCATATCCCTGAACCTGTAGCAACTCCTGCGCCTGTTATCCCGGAGCCTGAACCGGTAGCCACGCCAAAGCCCGATGAGCTGACAGAAAAATTAAAAAAGTTAAGGATGCTTTTTGACAATGGGTTGATCTCTCAGGAAGAGTATAACGCTAAAAAATTAGAGCTGCTTAACGACTTGTAG